From the genome of Candidatus Thermoplasmatota archaeon, one region includes:
- a CDS encoding 4a-hydroxytetrahydrobiopterin dehydratase: protein MSVLPEAEVQKRLPELPGWKLVDGALEKKWKFGSQFLDGIEFVNDVAEIAEEMNHHPDIGIHWTEVTLRIWTHDEGGITERDVELARTIEKEIG, encoded by the coding sequence ATGTCCGTCCTCCCCGAGGCCGAAGTGCAGAAGCGCCTGCCCGAGCTTCCCGGCTGGAAGCTCGTCGACGGCGCGCTCGAGAAGAAGTGGAAGTTCGGCAGCCAGTTCCTCGATGGCATCGAGTTCGTGAACGACGTGGCCGAGATCGCCGAGGAGATGAACCACCACCCCGACATCGGCATCCACTGGACCGAGGTCACGCTGCGCATCTGGACGCACGACGAGGGAGGCATCACCGAGCGGGACGTCGAGCTCGCCCGGACGATCGAGAAAGAGATCGGATAG
- a CDS encoding methyltransferase domain-containing protein, translating to MPNGKPKLNVNTGREYFEAHALEWDELRRSYYSDAVAEDVLRRAIDGKILDVGCGTGFLLLRALDDKRFTKVYGVDFSHSMLERLKDEAWGKRSPSLRLADANTRLPFPEKTFDSVVSNMFLHHLEYPAAGIYEMARVLRPGGRLVLADLREHAHEWFRDEMADRWLGFKEPDVREWMADANLDNVQIESNKECCVSISSKTGEPSAVEIFIAQGDKKP from the coding sequence GTGCCCAACGGAAAGCCCAAGCTCAACGTGAACACGGGGCGCGAATACTTCGAGGCCCATGCGCTCGAGTGGGACGAGCTTCGGCGGTCCTACTACAGCGACGCCGTGGCCGAGGACGTTCTCCGGCGCGCGATCGACGGAAAGATCCTCGACGTGGGCTGCGGCACGGGCTTCCTGCTGCTGCGGGCGCTCGACGACAAGCGCTTCACGAAGGTCTACGGCGTGGACTTCAGCCACTCGATGCTCGAGCGCCTGAAGGACGAGGCGTGGGGCAAGCGATCCCCGAGCCTTCGCCTGGCCGACGCCAACACGCGCCTGCCCTTCCCCGAGAAGACCTTCGATTCGGTCGTGAGCAACATGTTCCTCCACCACCTCGAGTACCCGGCCGCGGGCATCTACGAGATGGCAAGAGTGCTGCGGCCCGGCGGCCGGCTTGTGCTCGCCGACCTTCGCGAGCACGCGCACGAGTGGTTCCGCGACGAGATGGCCGACCGCTGGCTTGGCTTCAAGGAGCCCGACGTGCGCGAGTGGATGGCCGACGCGAACCTCGACAACGTGCAGATCGAGAGCAATAAGGAGTGCTGCGTGAGCATCTCCTCGAAGACGGGCGAGCCCTCGGCGGTGGAGATCTTCATCGCCCAGGGCGACAAGAAGCCCTGA